TGTGTGGACAGATGAGCATGAATCTAGATGGCTGGAAGTTCCATGAGATGATCATTTCTCCTTGCAAAACTTGCTCTTTTTctcacattgtttttttttctcagggCTGTATTTGATCCAATGGAAGGATCTATGGAATGACCCGAGAGAGCAAAATCATGCAGCATTAAGGATCAGATTTAACGTGGGGAGGAAATGATCTTATGGCGCAAGAACTCAGTTCTTCTCAACAACTCACTAACACGAATCTGAGCAGCTTTTTCATGTCTGATCTTCGAGTCATTGGTGAGATTCATCATGTTGTAAACAGAGCTACTTTGATTGACCCATCATCGctcgattttttttgttattagcGACGATGAACAGAAACAACTCCTCGACGGAAGACGAGGAAGGAATTTCTATGCTTTTCTCAGATTGTCCGACTCTTTGGAGAATTGGTGAAGTCTCATCTGCAGAGTCTGATAACAGATAGCTCACGACAAAGACAACAACAAAGCCCAAGTCGTTGAAGAGAAACAGAACACTACCAAGCCTCAAGATGATTTTGAAAAAGGAAGTTTCAAGCTCACATACAATGAGAATTAATCGAAGTCACCAAAAACAGAGAACGAAAGAATTGGTTCTTCAAACATCAGCTACCAACATTCGACTTCTTTGTCAGATAATGTCGAGCCAGATGCAGGGGCGATTACACAGATGAAAGAGATGATATACACAATGGCTGCGTTTTGACCAGTGAGTTCTGGATTGGAGAGAGTTAAGAAAACTCTGAGGAAGAACGTGAAGACGGATCCTTAAGgagaactttttaaaaaattgaagcaTCACCATTATTTTTTCAGTTCATGAAATTTCTACCTTTTTCATCTTTTatcattttgaaaaaatctattaaaacacaTTCAAATCCTATGaataattttaatcaatatttttctttcaattgGATCAAACTTTGTAAGTTCAATCTtcctataaataaataatatttaaataaaaactcatAATATAATCCACTGTAAATAATTATGAAGATAgatagaaaattaattaaaataaatttgtttacaATTTTGATATTCACAATTCACCAAATCCCACTCTAACAACCTTTTAATATAGAAAatgaatcttatatatttttgttaccaAACACAGAATTTgaacaagtaataaaaaaaagtttacagaAGAACGAAAACAAGAGAAATCTATTTGGAATAATCAAACTCAGGCAACGGAAAAactactttaaatttttagtcACCAAAAGAAACctttaaaaaatagtaaaaaacaaaatgatCGAAACACAACTAATAATCGATACATAATCAGCTgagatttgattaaaaacagttaaaaaagcaaaatatattaagtaaaagaataaaaataaatggaaataGACAATTTAAGGAAAATTCCCACAAATActacatttatattaacatttcttatgtttacactaaccacttttaatttaatttttaatgaaacgtaacaaatatttatacccttagggttaactaatatagGCTTAGGGTTTAGACTTGAGAAGTGGAgtagagtttttggaatgtgaaatttaagattctaataaatatataaataaacacttaaaaatataatttaaaaaaatagttttaaatataattttcaatttttaaaaagaaattttgaaaaaattaaaaaattttgaaaaaattaaattcaaaaaaaatatttataaaaaattcgaatttgaaatagtatatttcgaaaacataaaaaataattttttatttattttttatttttattattttttacttatttatttaaataataatttattatatatataaataacaaaagtataaaagtcttttgccacttaatgaagaatgtatttttgaaaatgttcattTAGTCGTGGTAGAGATAAAAAGTGGTCCTATAAAAATGGTAAAGATGAAAGTGTCCCATAATATAACCCAAAATACctaattatagaatttttttcataaaaatgtatataaaatattaaaatattgctTTTTACATTTCATCAAACCAAAATAAAcaagttttttaataaataatgtgACACATAAGAATAGttttctattcttttttttgtcacaaactcAAGTTAAAGAAACTTAATACCAAATTCATGAGAAACCACAaccaaattattaatatataactaaagtctatattttaaaaatagttgagaaaacaaacaataaatataaaataacaaatttgcAAGAACAATaacacaaattttaaaatgattgcAAAACAATGAAAAACACAAAGcataaatcaaaaattattgtatccaatcaaaataataaaatccatCAAACTTTCGTGTTCAATGTGCGAAGAACTACTAGCATGTTAAATCAAATACATATGTTACTAACATCTTTAGAAATGAACACAATtacatgaaaaagaaaagatgagaatacataataaattaaataacgaTACTTTAAGAACATACACATTACTACTATTTTATGTTTAGAGAAAAATTGTCAACTAAATCAAATGAGGAAGTTGTTTTCCGTTCATCAAATATTCACAACATTAATaaattacaataattaaaatgagataatatgaaaataaatggttgtaaaaaattaaaagaagtcaTATTGATAACAATTGTCATACAACACAAGtaaaaattaatacaaaacaTATACCACTGCAATAAATAGCcgttccgcgcgtagcgcggacaaacCACTAGTATACATCATATAATCACAAACAAACAACAGAGAATCATACTAGCTTAAGTCCCTAGCTTATATCCTCACAATGTCTCACATGAGGAATCAAGAATCCTCTCTGTCTATCGTCACGATCAACCAAAAGGGACTTTCCCTATAAAGATTTGGTCTCCTTCACAGAAGAACATCTTGTCATGATCTCCATAATCATGCATGGACAAGGTGAAGATAAAGATGAGACAAAAAGTTTTATCTGTCGGCAACCACCTGATTCTTCAGCATATGTCTATAGCAACGAGAGGATTCTTGATTCAACGTATCAAACTGATCCATTTTCAGCTAAAGAACAAACAAAAGGACATTGTTTCAACTAAGCAACCTTGGCCTAAAAAGATACTCAACTTATTTTCTCAATACCCATTAATGTTTCCTTCAGTGAAACCTTTTGAGTATTTTTCTTGATGCAATAATATTAGAGAGTGGTTATTTTTTTAGTTCTGTTTTTTGGTGTCTTTCATCTCTATATACATGAGAAACTtatgacattaaaaaaaaaaaactcaaaacgaGAAATACATAGTACATTGCTTAATGGATTCTCTACCTCCCATCAACTAGATAGTAACTCCTAGTCATAGAACTAACTACAACGTCTAAAAAAACTCTTACAAGCCACTGAGACTAACATCTCCTTCTTGATCTTTGATGGGTCAGCTTTTGTATACCCAGTCTTCTTTCTTACTCGATGTGGATGAATATAGTTGAATAATCTGACACTAGACAGTTTCAAGACAAGAGATCGAACAACTAGTTGTCTTTGTCGTCATCCTCATCGTAGTTGAACGGTAATGGAACCGTCTTGAATGCTCTGTACTTCCCCACATTGTTCAAATGCTCATTCTCTAACCTGAAGAAGTTCCATATCCCACGGCGGATAATTTCTAGACTAGCTACAACAGCAACCATCGTCTGTTTATGCATAAAGGAGAAGTTGAAATCCAGCACGGTCTGCACCCACGCAAATCTAAGCAAGACGTTCAAGATCTGCacagttttctttttttagaactaGAAAAATCAGTTTTGATCTATCAAGATGAGGGCTTATAAGTGCTCTTACCATGGCGATGAAGTATACTTTCTTTTGAGGGATAAGGAGTTTATCCCTGAGCCAACGGTTCTTAGAAGTCCTGTTGAGAAGACCCCAGTCTAAAACCAAGTCCCAGTAAGTACAGAAAATGGCAGCAATAGCTGAGAAGATCCCAGCTAACATTCTCCAAACAAATTGATTATCCTTGTCCACACTGTAAGCTGTCCTTAAGCAGACAGCCACTATTGTCAAGAAGTATTTTATGCCATTGTATCCTTGTTCTGCGTTTTTCTCTTCAAATAGACGTCTCAAGCACTGCACAAGTATTCAGCAAATGTTATAATATGAATGAAACAACAGACAGCTAGATTTTTTTCTGAAGGTACCTGAAGGAGACGGCAGACATATGGGACGACAGCAACAATGAATAAGAAAGCATTATAGGTGTCTGAGTCAGTGCAAGTGTTTTGTCTGAGTTTGTAATCTCCCCAACCGTAGTGACATATGTAAAACTGGACGCTTCTAAGAGCTTGCACCTGACTTGTTAACTGATCTCCCAACAAGAAATCAGGTAAAGTTACCTGCATGAGGATAAATGCGAAAAATCAAGATTTAAGACAAGAGCCTTTTATCATCATCAGTGAGATCGTTTTAGTTTCTGTTCTACCTTGTAGAGAGGAGCAGCAAGGCAATGAAAGAGGCATGTGAGGAAGAACAAGCGACTCGAGCGGTAGAAGATGTTGAATGGTAAGACTAGAACTATAAACATAACCTAGATCACAAAGTAAACCATGTTAGCAATAACGTCATatattcaaaagctggttctttaaaaaaattgtatggaCTTACAATGAGGAGGATAAGAGGAAGAAGTTCGGTTAATGCTTTGTAATCATTAGTTTCGGGGTCAACCTCCATGTCAAGATTGGCAATAACACAAAGAAGGGCTAGAACTCCAATGCTGAAGCCCACAAGTAGGACTTGTCTATAGCTAAGTTCTGTTCCTTGCTTGAACCCGAATATGAATGAATAATTCACTCGATACCGCCTCCAATAGTAAATGTTTGCAGCATACATAAGTATGTGCAGCACAATGAACCCAAACAAGCTGCAATAACAACAAAGGAAGGAAGAGTGGATTCAAACAAACAGTTTTCCACCTTAAAATGTTTGGTACAATTTAGTAGATATAGAGAGTAAGTAGTGATTACCTGTAAAGAGGGAACATGGTGTTCATGTACTTTTTGTGGCCATCCTCCTGCAATATGTTCCGGGTGCGTATGATGGCGAATAGAGCCACTACTAGAGAAAACATGCATCCACCCAAGAAACCTGAAAACTGAGACCCAAATTTAGAAACTGACTAGCATAGGCTGAAGGagacaacataaaaaaaaaatttggttctgGAAATGTCTTAAATCTCGGTATATAGTTTTCCAAAAGAgggaaaagaaaaatcattttgagGTAGTATAAATACGGATTTAAGAGGTTATTCCACAACAAATATACAAACcatataaaaatgttttgagGTAGTATAAAATATGATTGTACCTGTGGAGAATGTAATACGATGTCTCTCTCTTTGAGCTTGGGGTCTCAAGATATTCATTCCTTTTGTTCTGTTAGCATTGGTGAAATGCTTAATGAATGTAGCTTCAACGCGCTCCATGAGTCTAATAACCTGTGACAGTGGAGTAGGAACAAGAAAAGATCAGCTAAAAGGAGAAACATAACAAGAATCAAAGGGAAgacattcttctttttttacctCATCAGAGCCACCAAGGTAAGAGTTATCAATCATTTTCATGTAAGACTTTGTAGCATTCCTCGAAGTGACCTTATCATacttcttcaatatcttggaaAACGCCAACACATTCAAGAAGCTGTAGCTCTTGAGTAAGCGAAGCTTCTGGTAGAACTCGACGAAGGCGCGTCTGAGCTTCTCCTCGACTCTTCTCAGGTTATCTCTGCTGAACTTGAGCTCCGGGTTCGAGGACTTTAGAACGTGTTTAATTGTGGAACGAGGTGTTTCTTTCGTATTGTTGATCTTGACACGGTCCAATACCTCGATGGAAGATGGTCTTACAGCGTTTAGTCTACTTATGTCCTCGAAAACgactttatcttcttctttctccacatcatcttcatcttcgtcTTCGTCGGATTTACCAGCTTTACTTGATCCTCCTTCCTGTATTGCTTCTAAAGCTTGTGCTCCAAGTTTCACTGCAACCAAAACCGGcatttgaaataatcaaatttcaATTTTGAGTGATTCGGTTTACAATGGTTCGATAAAACCGAATCAATCATTTATCAAACCGAAGAAATaaccagagagagagaaaaaaaatcattttaaatgagatttttaacgttaaaactccacaactaagtttgttttgggtaaaaatcctcaaactaattttataattttatttaatgaattaaaccctaCCGGATCATAATTATCATTATTACCGATAAATCTTTAGTAATTTTAACattaacattatatatgtataaattaaaaatataggagtttctacattaagtaaacatagtttaagggttttaccattaaaaatctaaaaaatcaatatttataatattatataaaaattagtaactttaattttcaaaattagcatttttaatttttttttgtaaatgtatgattttgatgtgtttttaacatcattatatttgtataaattaaaaatgtaaaaccccaaaaaatataataaaaattatctaaagatttattattacatttttattagacaagatataatttttattatattttcttgtttttgatatttttaatattttagtaattttactacaggtaaatctttagataatttttattatattttctggattttttacatttttaatttatacatatataacgttgatgttaaaaacacatcaaactcatatatttacaaaaaaaaaaataaacttctaattttgaaaatttaagttattaatttttaaataatattataaaattttgatttttaaagataaaacctctaaattatgtttacttaatgtagaaaccct
The nucleotide sequence above comes from Brassica napus cultivar Da-Ae chromosome A9, Da-Ae, whole genome shotgun sequence. Encoded proteins:
- the LOC111213909 gene encoding phosphate transporter PHO1 homolog 5-like, encoding MKFGKEFSSQMVPEWHEAYMDYNHLKSLLKEIVKFKRKNNPPHGHGHHLHRKLTIYRTFSGLLAKSGRKRHPHGHGGAQIGPFSDSDDDIEEGIKSAPILVHSASHGYETTFLMAAEEGGEYETVFFRRLDDEFNKVEKFYKEKVEEVMKEAVMLNKQMDALIAFRVKVEHPDGWPWEERTVEMTRLASNVDISAAAVAASTPAGARSMKLGAQALEAIQEGGSSKAGKSDEDEDEDDVEKEEDKVVFEDISRLNAVRPSSIEVLDRVKINNTKETPRSTIKHVLKSSNPELKFSRDNLRRVEEKLRRAFVEFYQKLRLLKSYSFLNVLAFSKILKKYDKVTSRNATKSYMKMIDNSYLGGSDEVIRLMERVEATFIKHFTNANRTKGMNILRPQAQRERHRITFSTGFLGGCMFSLVVALFAIIRTRNILQEDGHKKYMNTMFPLYSLFGFIVLHILMYAANIYYWRRYRVNYSFIFGFKQGTELSYRQVLLVGFSIGVLALLCVIANLDMEVDPETNDYKALTELLPLILLIVMFIVLVLPFNIFYRSSRLFFLTCLFHCLAAPLYKVTLPDFLLGDQLTSQVQALRSVQFYICHYGWGDYKLRQNTCTDSDTYNAFLFIVAVVPYVCRLLQCLRRLFEEKNAEQGYNGIKYFLTIVAVCLRTAYSVDKDNQFVWRMLAGIFSAIAAIFCTYWDLVLDWGLLNRTSKNRWLRDKLLIPQKKVYFIAMILNVLLRFAWVQTVLDFNFSFMHKQTMVAVVASLEIIRRGIWNFFRLENEHLNNVGKYRAFKTVPLPFNYDEDDDKDN